In Candidatus Binatia bacterium, the genomic window TGCCGCTGTCGTGTTCTACCCCCGCAGCCGCGGAGTCGTCGTTATCGATGGCCCCCAACGACTCCCGGTAGGCCCGGACCACGTCTGCGGTTTCACCAAGCGCCGCAGTCTCTCCATTCTCCAACCAGAGGGCTCGACGACAGAGGCGTCCTATTTGGCCGAGGTCGTGCGAACAGAGAACCAGAGTCCCGCCGCCAGCGAGGAACGCATCGAACCAACGCTCACATCGGTTTTGAAATTCGGCATCCCCGACCACCAGAACTTCGTCGGTAATCAGAATCTCGGGTTGCAGAACCGAGACAGTCGCAAACGCGAGCCGCAGCCGCATTCCATCGGAGTAGGTCCGGATGGGGTCCTCAAAGCGATCCGCCAACCCGGAGAACTCGCGCACGGCAGACAACTGCCCGCTCGCAGCCCGCCGCGACATCCGCAAATAGAGCGACAGCATGCTCTCGGCGTTTTGACGACCCGTCTCGAGCGGGTGAAACCCCGTGCCGAGGTCAAGCAGACTGGCAACACGCCTTTGTGTCTCGACCGTCCCTTGCGTGGGTTGAATCGTACCGGCGAGCACGCCCAGAAGCGTCGACTTCCCCGCCCCATTGCGCCCAATCAAACCGAGCGTATCACCCGCTTGGAGCGAAAAGGAGACCTCGGCCAGAGCGTCAAAGGATCCTGGTTGCTCCGACAAAGGGCTTGCGGGTTTCGCAGACGCCGCAGCAGTGAGTGGATACCTCTTGGTCAGGCCTCTGGCCCGAAGAACGACCTCATCCAAAACGGAGGCCGCTCAGGGCTGACTTGCCCGCACACGAGGGTCTTCGGGAGCATGGATCGATCGGACGACCGCGATGAAGGCATCCAGATTCATCGACGCCTTGTATTTCGCGGCAAGCTCATCGATTCGACGACGGCGGACGTCGGCCCGAAAACGCTGCGATAGTGCCTCCGCAAGCCGCGGACGGCAGTCTTCGAAGAGCAAGGTCCCGGCACCTTCAACGTCGAGCATCTCGATGAGCCCCCGACTCTGGGGCAGACTGATCACGTTGCTTCGTTCCCCCGGGGCCAATGCAAGAACCTCTTCGCCCATCTCGTTTCCCTGCAGGGTCTGGATGTCCACCCAACCCGAATCGCCACCGGTGCCAACCGTGCGAAAATCGGAAGCATCGTCCGCAACCACGGCAAAAGCTTCGCCCGCAGCCAATCTTTCCTGAATCTTGGCAAACCGGGCTTCGGCCGCCGCGATCTCTTCGGGCGAAGCATGTTTGCCCCAGAGAACACCCGCACGAGCCAGCCGAACCCGACCCGAGGACGCACAAAGTCCCGGCTGCAACTTGTACAACTGCTTCAGTTCCATGTCCGCAGGCTTGTATTTGGTTCCCATGAGCCAGGTCAGATAATCGGCTGCCAGAAACTGGTCACGAGTCTTGTTCGCAAGAGCCACCTTCTCCGGGTTGGACTCGAAGTAACCATCATCCCTCGCCCCCCGCGCAAAAAGCTGTGCACGGTACCAGTCCAAGGCTAATGTCCGGGCTGCGTTGTCGTCGTAACGAACTTGCGCAATCAAGTCCGGATTATCGGCAATATAGGCGGCACGCACATCCGAGGTGAGGTACTTCTGCCCCTCGATCTCCGCGACCAA contains:
- a CDS encoding ABC transporter ATP-binding protein; the encoded protein is MSEQPGSFDALAEVSFSLQAGDTLGLIGRNGAGKSTLLGVLAGTIQPTQGTVETQRRVASLLDLGTGFHPLETGRQNAESMLSLYLRMSRRAASGQLSAVREFSGLADRFEDPIRTYSDGMRLRLAFATVSVLQPEILITDEVLVVGDAEFQNRCERWFDAFLAGGGTLVLCSHDLGQIGRLCRRALWLENGETAALGETADVVRAYRESLGAIDNDDSAAAGVEHDSGTKSGLPFEVTRLSLRDTAGSECHELPAGSAARISIDVAAPAGVPNVFLGITTAELVPVYGVASDMDGVQPEKIAPGLYRFELSFPDLPLLPGGYRLRAHALDETGTRLYDTVQIEFRVQGEIPPGPRGLVGLPHRFLPQEPA
- a CDS encoding peptidylprolyl isomerase yields the protein MGKEQGTSLVISVVFISLRVVLGLAFAACLVVPVEAAEELVAEIEGQKYLTSDVRAAYIADNPDLIAQVRYDDNAARTLALDWYRAQLFARGARDDGYFESNPEKVALANKTRDQFLAADYLTWLMGTKYKPADMELKQLYKLQPGLCASSGRVRLARAGVLWGKHASPEEIAAAEARFAKIQERLAAGEAFAVVADDASDFRTVGTGGDSGWVDIQTLQGNEMGEEVLALAPGERSNVISLPQSRGLIEMLDVEGAGTLLFEDCRPRLAEALSQRFRADVRRRRIDELAAKYKASMNLDAFIAVVRSIHAPEDPRVRASQP